Part of the Spea bombifrons isolate aSpeBom1 chromosome 3, aSpeBom1.2.pri, whole genome shotgun sequence genome, aatgtctacagtacactctacactagtatactattactaactataactgacaaatatatatattttataatgaattcaattattaattatattaattaatattactgattttaaattagacactagtagatgaatgtctacagtacactctacactagtatactatagtatatatatatatatgactgacaaatatatatatatatatattataatgaactattaaattatagattctattaaattgtaatttataaattctatttaatttatttaagcaggacaggcaataggcactagtgccagcccagggcaagggcaccccagtgccactgaggcactgggtgcactgtcaactcaacagcacttacactaaagttgatgacaaattaattttaaaaaaattaaattaatcaaattattattattaaattaattatattaagtagcactgaagtgaggatgaagtacactgtgagaaaggcttaccagtctcacacagaacagaacaatctctctctgtaacgctcggatgcagcacagcagtgttgccaaagcagtcacagcgaaaaatgaatggatctctcaggcaagctctggtcttataaaggcgccttcagaattcaaaaaacagcagcacaggcattggacgagacccttagcgttacgtcacaagagtgagctgattggacagacgaggatcagctcactcctgtttgaaattttggcggttgcgcggcaaaaacgaagacgatcacgaagaatcttcgattcttcgtgattgtgagtcttcgtcttcgcctacggtttgccggcactgtattctgttctacgttccttcggaacgaacaaaaaaacggcctcttcgtgctcgttttcatgttcgcccgaagacgaatgcacaagtctagtattaaCTCAAGATGGCAAAACCAATTCTCTTGGCAGAGCATTCCACGTATTCACTGCCAAGGCtgtcaaagaaaaaaattcctttGCTGGTGAAAAATCAGGGTGACCCTGTGTTGTCTGTGAGTCTATTGTTCTTGAAAATGCTGTAGTTATGTATGTTAATACATACTCGCATATTTTCTTCAGCGTAGACAAGCCCATAGTAGAGATTGACCAATTTAATTTATTGCCTGTCTTTCAGGGGAGTGCAATCATATGGCAGTTGCTCTTTGGGTATCCTCATGGCCCATGCTTCTGTGCattgctttctttctttttttttttttaaaaaaaaggattctaTTGAGGTTATTGTTGAACATAGAAGGGGCATACATGTGGATGAAATCCAGTATAAAATAGATGAGACCAAATATATGTATCAGTTAACCCGTTAATAACAAAGCCtgtgcatgtacgggctcaaaatgcaatgttttcaatgggtttaggaaccgcccattgtccttaaggggttaatccaatactgtactgtatttatacatatatgtgtatgtttgtaaatgtatgtgtttacAGATGgtttgcatgtgtgtatgtgggggtGGCTGAAAAGTTAGATATAGGAGGGAAAATGTCAAAGTGAGACAAGtaagataaaagagaaaaaaggtaaATTCCCACTGTGCATTTACTGTGCACCTATGGACTGATCAATGCAGTGAAGAAGCGGTCTACCAACCCAGTGGTATGGTATATTCAAGGTGCGATGCTACTTttgatatgtaaatatatatatatatagagagagagagtgcacAACAAAAACTTGCTTGTTTTAGCAGCAACTGCCTGAGAGGACACACTTGTGGAAACTACTTGTAGTTACTTCTCCATAGAGGATTTTCACAATGAGCAGCCATTCAATGTATAACAATTGTTATACAGGATTGTATTTTGTTCCCAAATGCATAAGCTCACATTTTTCTATGTGGGAATGCACCTATAACTGTCCTGTATTGTTCCAATCCATGTGTAGTTTGATAACATCTTTTTCTTACAgcattttgtgtcatctgcatacctggtgaagcaccgcttcttcAGGTCCCTAAGGGGAAACTCCAGCTCGTGGGAGCAGCGTTGTGGCACACCCCACTCCCAGCCCACTTcccaattaaatataatatatgtgtccATGGACATCGGCAGGACTgtccaccgacgtcagcgggactgcccaaaTCACCGGGAACCTCCTCCCTGCATCCTGCAAGGGGTGCTCTGGGTCGCCGAAGCCAAAAAGTTTCCAGATATGGTCATCTGAAAATACTAAGATACTTCTTCCAGTGTCCTAccccactggaaaaaaaaatgctaagggGACCTAGGACGTATCCTTGGGGTGCTCCACTTAAAACTACAAATACTAAAGTTGACGTCATGGGCAATTCAGAAATGTTGGATGAACAATTATCATTTGTGTAATTTGAGACATATACCAATAATCAATGGGGAGAAGGAGCAAAAAGAGTGAATGAAACTAAAATAATATGAGCCAAACAAGGATGCTGACACTGATTTTATGATTTCTACATTTAATCTACTTTACTATAATGAGGCAGTGattatgtacatattatataattatatagatcACGGTATATATCATCTAGAACATTTATTGCACACTTCAATAATTTTCTAATAAGGTTTCTTATTTACAGACCTACAGATAAAAGGACATTTAAAAGTAGGGTGCAAATGTCTTCCACAAGAAGTTCGGATGACAtctgtgaattaaaaaaataacttgaatAAACCCAACCCTATGCATTTGTAAACTTTCCAGTCATCTCAATGGTCCTGTAATTTCAGTAGTCTAAAACTTTGTGCCTTAAGTGACGAAGAACATTGATCACATGGAAACCCACCACCTTCATTGTTTCACAATAGACTGTTCTAGATCAccttacaaatacattttttgtttggaatTCATTATTGAAACTTGATCTCCGCCATTACCCACactatacaaaaaaagataatgcCATGCATGAAATCATAGGGAGATGGGAGAAGAAGATTGTGACCTGTCACTAAACAGTTTTCAACATCCACAAGCAAGAGCTAGCCTACTTGAAGACCAGCTCCAGGTCAGGTGGCCTACTGGGTTGGGAAATGTTTCTGGTATCCTGGCAGACAAGGTTGGCCCTAATTAATGTATGGTTAaaaagtgaacatttttttactaGTTTACTagttgaattatgcattatgcagccTAGGTCAGCCTTTCTTGCTGAAGCAACTTGCAGCCACTAGgtcttcataatatataatcaatttGAAGAGTTTCAAACAAAACTCTCCAAGAAATCTCTCGGTTACTTCTTTATTGAATACATCCCCcaacacaaatatttaaaaatctcaCAGCAAATATATATCTGGGCTTTATGGATAATACTCCTTTCTTTGTAGGCAAGGTTTTGTACATATCTCCAATACATGGGTGGCAGCAAAATGTAATAGTATATGATTGTACTATATGTATATCATATCATCTGTCTATTACCACTGTTAATTCATTTCTACAAAGTTGTGCATCCGTTGTGGtgtattttagtattattaCACGTTTTATGGGCCACATGACTATGAAAGGTGTTTAGAATGCATTGTATTAATAGTTTTAGCTGCTGTTGTACCAGATAAGCAGTTATTAAATTGATCATTTGGTTTGAACAAATGGTTATAACAAACCATTTAATAGTTAATTTAAATACACTTGAATATTATGATAGAAGAAAGTAAGTAGTTGTGATCTGGTATTTctataaaatgcttttaaatataatatatttaattaaatatatttggtgATATGTATTAAAAAGCTGGCAATGCACAGGACTGGTGAATTTTAATTTTCTATAAATGCTAattgtttatgttttaaattttttttaaaaaaaggcactcTATTGTGAAGTCAGAGTATttcttaaaaaagtataaaactcTTTGCTGCATTAACCCTATAGTTCAGCaatcatttgtatttatttttaaggttgATTACCACACTATACAAAGAGAATGACATGAAAATATTAGGCAGCAGGTGGAAtattatggaatatgatggcactatagaagtcaataaataataacatactGCATGCTcagtctctaaaaaaaaaaaaagcgggaATTTCTGTACAGGCTGTATCACATTTAGGAAGACTACGTTGAATGGTCTGCATGTTGCGCCATCAGTGAATTAGAGCTACCTGGGCAAATGGATTGCACTATGCCCTTTATGTACGTACCTggacacagcaggaagccctcAGGGCATCTGTTCAATGAAATGTCACGGTACATTATGTCTATTATGTTATGAGTCAAAATGGAGTAAGTAGTGGAAACAGGTATTTGTAAAATAGGCACATCATTGTTTAGGTATATCCTTGTAATCACAAAAATAGATGAAGactgaatatatttattcaccGAATAGCACAACTAaacatattaagatactttaatgtatagattctgaaattaaatacaatgttcactgttttccaaaaacaaattaaagtgACCTTACGGCAGcagcaaacacacacaaataggAGCCCTAGAGATCAACTGTCCATACTGTGCTCCGTGCAGATCTCCTTACaagttgctgctgctgcagttGTTCTGCATACAGGCTGTCCACATCCGAAAGGGTTTCTCCTTTCATCATAAAATTctccttgtaaaaaaataatttgcaataGTTGGGCTAAATCCTGAGTGCCACCTTGGTTGTCATATTTCAGGCGTTTAAACAGTTGTCCGTTTAACAGCTGCATTTCTGTAAGCTTTGGGGCAGGTGGTTACAGATAGCTCCTTGCCATTCACCACATAAACGGGATTGGATGTCCACATATGGGCCACTGGATACAGATCTTTAAAGGTTACGTGCACTTACGTGTCTCTgagtgtatttttatatataataatatttatacaaataccTAGATTATTAAACCGGTAGCCTGTATGGAGAGAATATGAATGAAAAGTCACATAGgcctaaaaaaatattcacaacaccaaaggaacaaaaaatatattgtcctTGTCATTGGAAAGCCAgtgaatttatattaatatatttatatctatataatttttGGTGGCACCAACTCATTGGTGATAGCAacttcttaaataaaaataacatcagTTCTTGAAAGGTCCAcaacataaatgaaaaaaatcttttctCCTAAATGgcatgtttctttttctgtgtatgtgtatacgtcCGGTTCACATGCTCCTCGGAGTGCAGTCTTAGTGCTTGAGTGCTGTTCATATTGGTTCTGGGCCTTGATAGTTCCTGGGACTGGGATAGATGGTTTGGTTTAAAGTCTTTGAGAAGATCAGCTCAGGAGGGCTCCACCACAGAAGGAGTAACGCCGAGCTGCAAACCAAGATCACAAGCTGTTACCACCAAACCAAAGCAACTCGATGTCAGCCAAGGATGTTACCAATTTAACAAGGGGTTTAGGATCTACATGGGGCAATGGGTTTTAAAACCAGTACAGATCTTTGCTTTTATCCTGTGGATGTAAACCTGGTAATAGGGAAGTAGCAAAAGAAAGGCaggagaaacaaaaacatatagaGAGAAAGACATAATACAGAAAGGAGGAAGATAGGGGAGGAGAAGAGAGATAAAAGCACAAGATGTTTAAGGACAGAGTGAAATGAAAGCAAGCAGTGCCATAGCAGTTAGAAACTGGCAAATCATAaatcatataataaagaaataagggGTCACTTTTTTGGACTACAACTTCCATTATGCACAGTTGGGCTGATGGGAGTGGTAGTCAGTACAAGATGGGGTCTCAGCTAGAGTAGACTCTACAGAATGACTTCATGTATGAGGATGATACTTGCATGCTGTCTCTTTGTCAaacacatccacacatatacatagatatgtgtgtttgtgtgtgtacaaAATTTGTAAGTCAGTGACAGAATTTTGCAATCTGAAAACATGTATGATAGGGGAGGCCTTTGCAACTGTCATCAATATTTTACTGCCACAACAGCATGGGAAGGGTCCTGTTACCTGCATCAACATTGAGACCAAGGCTCTGTCCCATTTCTCCAGTTGGCCCTGGGAAAGGACCCGGCGCTGTCCATGCAGAAGTGGCTGGTTCTCCCTTGCCAAGATCACACTGGGCTGCAGCTGGTGTTGTTCCCGCTGGAGAGATCCGGTGAGGACGGACTGAGGCTGGGACAAGCAGCGAGCTGTAACGGGGATCAAAGTGCGTGCTATAAACCTCATGCATGCTGGCTCTTGGGTAACTTGATGCCTGGCTGTTTATTGCTCCTCCAATTGAGTAtggatggtggtggtggtgatgatggtGTGCATGGTGCCATGGCTCTGGGGGAGCTTGGTGTAAGTGGCTGTGTAACGAAGCTGTGGAATAGGGATCTGCCCCAAATGGGATTTCTGCATGGGGTCCACTGAGAGGACTGGCTAGGCTGCTGCTCAATGATGAGGAGGCCGTGACTGCAGGTGGCTGATAGCTGCTGTTCCAAAAAGAAGGGGGAAAGCTTCTCTGGTTCATCGGATAAGATGAGTCTGGGAAAAGACAAGGACAGTTGTTAGTGATCAGTAACTCGCCATCTACTGGTTTTCATATTTGGTGCATTGGCCACAGACTAAGGGTGTTCAACTCACTTCTGAGCTTCATAGGTTCTAGAGTTTCAGAAGATCTTTTAGCAACAGGAAATCATGCAATTAACACTGCGCATTACTAAATAATGCCTTCTGTTGCTCTTTGTTGATGTTAGTGATACCTGTTTATGTgctaacatatttacataataagactcacataagctttcaagacctcagatTTACCATCTTAATTTCTTGTGAGGCCCTCAAGCGAACATGTCTTTTTACTGTATAAACATGTAAATTTTATTTCGATCTTCTTTGGAAGAAATCATTCAATATTCAATCTGGAAACCTGTTGTATTTGTGGACTGCAGTTGAACATCCTGGTATTGGCCAGCAATCCAAAAAGTCCCATAATTATTCTATTCAAAAGAATAttgtacttatatatatatataaaaaaaccttacagagtttacataatattttaaagtaCTGAATGACCTTTAGTTTGCCAGAGTTAGTTTAGTTTTAAAATAAgttcaaactatatatattccaGCTTTTTTGCTCAATTGTAACTTCAACtcaaaatactatatatactgaTTGGATCTGTGACTATTTTCTGTGTACCTTTTTAACTTCACATGGTAACATGAACTGTTTGCATgttattaaaggaacagtctctCCGCAGTCCACACTGACCTCACcgtaaaaagtcacattttctGGAAGTTAAATATAGATGTATTTTGGGAAGGTGCAACGCATCAGCTTAAGTTTAAGACAGAAATAATAGTAAAGTGAAAAAGGGTAACCTCACACTTAGCAAAGCATCACTGATATTGAAAGTGAGTACGTATCATTTTAGTATTCTATAAGCCTACCTAGGTAATGTAAATGAGGCTTAAaagtagaaaataataaaatgacatcaaGAGTCATATACCTATTCATTTAGAGTCAATGCGACTTGCGAGTGTAAAGGAAACGATCAACTGCCTACATAATGTTGCAAGAGATAACAGCAGCTCACAGtgtgaaaataaacaattaacaaTATTAGAAGCAAATTATCAGGCTAATGATATTGACATTATGCCAAAAAACCAATGCTTgcaacacatacaaaaacaaagaGCATACACAATAATACTTTGGGCTGTTAAGCATGTTTGGCTTCTAGTTAAGAATAGTTAAGAattaacaaagtattttttttttcaaatttaaaattCTCTAGTGGTTATGAGTACAAAAGAAGAACAGCTGCTCAGAACATAGCTCTGCGCTTTACAAATTATTATGCATGCGGTATAAACAGACCAGATTTTGACGATTAATTTAGGGGACGGTGCTTAAAATGCTCTATTAATTTACGCACACGGGAGCAGGAAGTATACATTGTACTggtaacaacaacaacaaaaaatgataTCAAAGCGTAAATGACCAGTTTTACCTAAAGCGTATATTTTAGCTCATATTTGGGATGGGAATTTTGAATGTGGTATTGGCAACGTGTTAAACCACTCATgatatttaaagcaaaaaaaaaatatatattgctaattgctatacttttatggggtactTCTGCATTAAACGACGAGAGGCAGAAGCCTTAATTTGGAGACTCGCTCGTGGAAATTGGGACATCTGGTTCTAAGGTATGGATGCTGATTCCATTACTAGGCGAGGTTCTACTATAGAACCTTTTAAGAATGTATTTGGGCAAAATGGTGAAAGTGATGGGCTTACTGAAAATCTAGAATATACTTGACCGTACACACAACAATATGTTATAGATTTAATTTACCAATAGTACCCACCAGGGATGGGTCATCAAAGACTCAAATTGGCTATGATCATTATTTTAGTTAGCCTGCTCTTTGTAGGATTAATTTCAACATGTGCTACTAGTTCACTAATTAGTCTTTTTGTGAAATGGTTCAATTCTGacctttttgttcttctgatcatatgtgtttgtttttttaaattagtattATACCATGGGCCCAGTTTGCAGAATAAAACGAATAATGTAGCATCAGTATAGATAGACCAATGAGAAACATGACAGATCATGTTCACATTCCAGtaatgaatttcatttttggTGCAATTATAGCAGGTAAGGCATTTATTTGCTGGTTCTGAGGTTATCAAGGGCTggtcattaaatatttattaaccgTCCTGTGGTATCACAATATTTTCCCTTAATGTGCTAATAATGAAGGTTACATGGGCCCGTACAAACCACTAACACCATATAATCTTACTTGGTGGTTTcacaatacataaatattgtttctttttttatttatcaccaTTATTTACTCTTAGTATACAGTTTTTATATAACCAAAAAGCACAAAATCAGTGTTCTCCCCAAGGTGTCCATCCCAACACGGACCACCCCAGCAGGGCATTAAAGATTGAGTAAACTGTTGACAACTATCAGGTACCAAAAAGAATACCTAATAGGAGgggcaaaaaaagtatgtaatattaaattaccaaaaaaacCTAGTGCTCTGGAAccttacaaaagaaaaaataaagaatattatttaataagtcCATGTGGACCACTGATACACGTGAGTGGGAAGAAATAACTCAAAACctcctttaaaatgtaatttggggCTGATGTTAGGAAACCTACGGCACAAAGCTAATTAATAATTTGTCAGTTctcaaatataaaaatcaagATTTTCGTCTAGACACCAAATAAAACTTCACGTTTTTCAGAAAGcttacttaaccctttcagtgtttAAATTCCATTAGCAGACTTTGAAAAACAGTTTGACATCTACTGCGCAGCTAAAAGTGGCCGCTGTCATTGTCAGCCGCATAATGTTCTATTTCTTCTCCCCTGAGCAAATGGCAATGACAAACATAGATACATAGAATTTAATAGCGGAGAAGAGCCATTCTGCCCATATGGTCTGCCCACTTTTCCTGATGTATGgactcttaatcagtccttggtcttaaaTTCAGATCTAAGGCTAGCGATATGCCTATCCCCTGTTTGgtaattcccttactgtatgaATTCATACAGAATTATGCTACACTTAATACCAGTACACAAATTCTCAAGCCGCTTTTTTGCTGCTGCCTTTACTATTAAAGAGTTGGCGTTTAAATGTATTCTTAAGTGCCTAAaacactattacatttttttgtaaaataactgAATTGCTTATCTTAAagatgacaaaaaataaataaaattatttctttcTCTAAAAGGCACTTTTCATACATGTATGAATTCATTGTACCGATTGCATATAAATTTCACATTTAATTTTATAGAGCTGTTTTACAAGATACAAATAAACACAACTGATGTACCATTGTCATGTATTTTCATTGATTtgctaaatattgttaattattattaatgaattcaattagCTTTCTACTAATCTTGAGGCTATGACCCCTCAAGTAAGCAAAATGTTATTGCACCTATTTactgtataacataacaaatacagTCTCCACTACTAGTGCGGATACATTCAGTAAGTAGACTTCTATTAACCTTCTATTATTTATCCCATACACAATGTATTTTCAAGCTAATTGGTTTTGCCACCTAAATGTAAAATTCCTATAATATAGatagttttctatttttttttgtccatgtaATAACTGATCactactattaaaaaaataagtctaAGGAAATCAGAGACAGATTAAGTTTATCAAGGCATGATGAGGTTCAATGTGGGGTTTCAGTGGGCGATCGGTATATTTTGTTGGCAGCCCAGTCCCACTTACCCCTCCAGGAGTTGGAGCTGCGGGAGCTCTTGCCATTGGAGCCACTGGGCGAGTAGCTGCTGGACTGACTGAGTGCCCGGCTGAAGTGCTCATCTACCACCGAGCTGATGTCCCCCTGGAAGTAGGTGAAGAGGACACATCTGGAGTTGATGTACTCTGCCTCGGGGGGTCTCTCCTTGTCGGGGCTGCAGTCTTCTTCTTTGATATTGGGGGGCACTACATGGCTGGAGAAGGAGCTGCCGCTGCTCACGCTGCTcacactgctgctgctgctagcGCTCTCTGGAGCTTCTTGCATCTTGGAGTAAAAGGCGAGtttctatataacacaataagagAGCGACGCTCATCAGTTACATGTTACATCGCAAAAAGAAACATCGCAATCCCCACCAGGGGCCGGCGTATTCACAACCGTGCGCTATCGCAGGTCTAAAAGCCATGCACCCTTCGCGTAACAAAGCAGCCAGTTACCCTCTCAGATCTAGGACGGGCACACCCGGTGCTGTCTCGGAGACTCCGAATTCTTCCTAGCGA contains:
- the VGLL2 gene encoding transcription cofactor vestigial-like protein 2 isoform X3 — encoded protein: MQEAPESASSSSSVSSVSSGSSFSSHVVPPNIKEEDCSPDKERPPEAEYINSRCVLFTYFQGDISSVVDEHFSRALSQSSSYSPSGSNGKSSRSSNSWRDSSYPMNQRSFPPSFWNSSYQPPAVTASSSLSSSLASPLSGPHAEIPFGADPYSTASLHSHLHQAPPEPWHHAHHHHHHHHPYSIGGAINSQASSYPRASMHEVYSTHFDPRYSSLLVPASVRPHRISPAGTTPAAAQCDLGKGEPATSAWTAPGPFPGPTGEMGQSLGLNVDAARRYSFCGGALLS
- the VGLL2 gene encoding transcription cofactor vestigial-like protein 2 isoform X1 codes for the protein MSCLDVMYQVYGPPQPYFATAYSPYHQKLAFYSKMQEAPESASSSSSVSSVSSGSSFSSHVVPPNIKEEDCSPDKERPPEAEYINSRCVLFTYFQGDISSVVDEHFSRALSQSSSYSPSGSNGKSSRSSNSWRDSSYPMNQRSFPPSFWNSSYQPPAVTASSSLSSSLASPLSGPHAEIPFGADPYSTASLHSHLHQAPPEPWHHAHHHHHHHHPYSIGGAINSQASSYPRASMHEVYSTHFDPRYSSLLVPASVRPHRISPAGTTPAAAQCDLGKGEPATSAWTAPGPFPGPTGEMGQSLGLNVDAARRYSFCGGALLS
- the VGLL2 gene encoding transcription cofactor vestigial-like protein 2 isoform X2, whose translation is MYAKKLAFYSKMQEAPESASSSSSVSSVSSGSSFSSHVVPPNIKEEDCSPDKERPPEAEYINSRCVLFTYFQGDISSVVDEHFSRALSQSSSYSPSGSNGKSSRSSNSWRDSSYPMNQRSFPPSFWNSSYQPPAVTASSSLSSSLASPLSGPHAEIPFGADPYSTASLHSHLHQAPPEPWHHAHHHHHHHHPYSIGGAINSQASSYPRASMHEVYSTHFDPRYSSLLVPASVRPHRISPAGTTPAAAQCDLGKGEPATSAWTAPGPFPGPTGEMGQSLGLNVDAARRYSFCGGALLS